In Azospirillaceae bacterium, a genomic segment contains:
- the glk gene encoding glucokinase codes for MQGLSLLADIGGTNARFALSESSDRDGHPVNISGVRILPCADYPSLEAAAEAYLALEAPGARPKQAAIALAGPVTGDRIRMTNLPWEFSIAGVRRSLALDRLEVLNDFTAVALSIPTLGPDDRVQVGEGAPKADAPIAVLGAGSGLGVSALVPRKRSNGQPGWSALATEGGHVTMAPINDRESLILAVLRKQFDHVSAERVISGPGLVNLYEAVCLADGKEPQRLTAAQVTAAGTTHAGDPACVEALDLFCGMLGTVAGNLALSIGALGGVYIAGGIAPRILPFLTHSRFRKRFVEKGRMREYLGPVPTYIVTHPLPAFLGLTAKLDG; via the coding sequence ATGCAGGGCCTCTCGCTCTTGGCGGATATCGGCGGCACCAACGCCCGGTTCGCCCTCTCCGAATCCAGTGACCGCGACGGCCATCCGGTCAACATCTCCGGCGTGCGCATCCTGCCCTGCGCCGACTATCCCTCGCTGGAAGCGGCGGCGGAGGCCTATCTGGCGCTGGAGGCGCCGGGCGCGCGGCCCAAGCAGGCCGCCATCGCGCTGGCGGGCCCGGTGACGGGCGATCGCATCCGCATGACCAACCTGCCCTGGGAATTCTCCATCGCCGGCGTGCGCCGCTCCCTGGCGCTGGACCGGCTGGAGGTCCTCAACGACTTCACCGCCGTGGCCCTGTCCATCCCGACGCTGGGCCCCGACGACCGCGTGCAGGTGGGTGAGGGCGCGCCCAAGGCCGATGCCCCCATCGCCGTCCTGGGTGCTGGCAGCGGCCTGGGCGTTTCCGCCTTGGTGCCGCGCAAGCGCAGCAACGGCCAGCCGGGCTGGAGCGCGCTGGCGACCGAGGGCGGCCACGTCACCATGGCCCCCATCAACGACCGCGAGTCCCTGATACTGGCCGTGCTGCGCAAGCAGTTCGACCACGTCTCGGCCGAGCGCGTCATCTCCGGCCCCGGCCTGGTGAACCTGTATGAGGCGGTGTGCCTAGCCGACGGCAAGGAGCCGCAGCGCCTGACCGCAGCGCAAGTCACGGCGGCCGGCACCACGCACGCCGGCGACCCCGCCTGTGTCGAGGCGCTGGACCTTTTCTGCGGCATGCTGGGCACCGTGGCCGGCAACCTGGCCCTGTCCATCGGTGCCCTGGGCGGCGTCTACATCGCCGGCGGCATCGCCCCCCGCATCCTGCCCTTCCTGACCCACAGCCGCTTCCGCAAGCGCTTCGTGGAAAAGGGCCGCATGCGCGAGTACCTGGGGCCCGTGCCGACCTACATCGTCACCCACCCCCTGCCCGCCTTCCTGGGCCTGACGGCCAAGCTGGACGGCTGA
- a CDS encoding NAD(P)H-quinone oxidoreductase, translating to MRAIAITAPGGPDVLQAVERPTPTPGPGEVLIQVAAAGVNRPDCLQRAGYYPPPPGASDLPGLEVAGTVAALGEGVTGWAVGDGVCALVNGGGYADLAVAPATQCLPVPAGFSLVEAAALPETFFTVWTNVFDRGRLAAGETFLIHGGTSGIGTTAIQLAKAFGARVFATAGGPEKAKACQDLGADRGIDYKAEDFVAVVKELTGGRGVDVILDMVGGDYLPRNIEALADQGRHVTIAFLRGPKVTLNLTPVMTKRLVLTGSTLRPRSVAEKGAIAASLLEKVWPLLNAGTVRPLIHETFPLDQASKAHALMESSQHVGKIVLTVDGRA from the coding sequence ATGCGTGCCATCGCCATCACCGCCCCCGGCGGCCCGGACGTCCTGCAAGCCGTTGAAAGGCCGACACCCACGCCCGGTCCGGGCGAGGTCCTGATCCAGGTCGCCGCCGCCGGCGTCAACCGTCCCGACTGCCTGCAACGGGCCGGTTATTATCCGCCGCCGCCCGGCGCCTCCGACCTGCCGGGGCTGGAGGTGGCGGGCACCGTCGCCGCCTTGGGTGAGGGTGTCACCGGCTGGGCCGTGGGGGATGGCGTCTGCGCCCTGGTGAACGGCGGCGGTTATGCCGACCTGGCCGTGGCGCCGGCCACCCAGTGCCTGCCCGTGCCGGCAGGCTTCAGCCTGGTGGAGGCGGCGGCCTTGCCGGAGACCTTCTTCACCGTCTGGACCAATGTGTTCGATCGGGGCCGCCTGGCGGCCGGGGAGACATTCCTGATCCATGGCGGCACCAGCGGCATCGGCACCACGGCCATCCAGTTGGCCAAGGCCTTCGGTGCTCGCGTGTTCGCCACCGCCGGCGGGCCGGAGAAGGCCAAGGCCTGCCAGGATCTGGGCGCCGACCGGGGCATCGACTACAAGGCGGAGGATTTCGTGGCCGTGGTCAAGGAACTGACCGGCGGTCGCGGCGTCGATGTCATCCTGGACATGGTGGGCGGCGACTATCTGCCCCGCAACATCGAGGCCCTGGCCGACCAGGGCCGCCACGTCACCATTGCCTTCCTGAGGGGCCCCAAGGTGACGCTGAACCTGACCCCGGTGATGACCAAGCGCCTGGTGCTCACCGGCTCCACCCTGCGTCCGCGCAGTGTGGCGGAGAAGGGCGCCATCGCGGCCAGCCTGCTTGAAAAGGTCTGGCCCCTGCTGAACGCCGGTACGGTGCGGCCCCTGATCCATGAGACCTTCCCCCTGGATCAGGCGTCGAAAGCCCATGCCCTGATGGAAAGCAGCCAGCACGTGGGCAAGATCGTCCTGACGGTTGATGGACGGGCCTAG
- a CDS encoding helix-turn-helix transcriptional regulator → MDTLDTSKRQELGEFMRAQRERLSPGACGLATGPRRRTPGLRREELAQLGGVSVTWYTWIEQGRDVSISPSALGRLARALRLSAAERAYLFDLAGKRDPEDGPARPPPVVAAALDALVRGINHPAYLLDRQWNALAWNGAAARLFTGWLDDRATERNQLRYLFLNPAAHGLIPDWDDRARRVVAEFRVDYSHHLDDPGMRALVADLNARSPVFADLWHAHAVTGRAGGERVFRHPEDGLLRYEQVTFTLAHQPDVKLVTLVSLS, encoded by the coding sequence ATGGACACCCTGGACACCTCCAAACGCCAGGAACTGGGCGAGTTCATGCGGGCGCAGCGCGAACGGCTGAGCCCCGGTGCCTGCGGCCTGGCAACCGGCCCGCGCCGCCGCACCCCCGGCCTGCGGCGGGAGGAACTGGCGCAGTTGGGCGGGGTCAGCGTCACCTGGTACACCTGGATCGAACAGGGCCGCGACGTCTCCATCTCCCCATCCGCCCTGGGCCGCCTGGCGCGCGCCCTGCGCCTGTCGGCGGCGGAACGCGCCTATCTGTTCGACCTGGCGGGCAAGCGCGATCCGGAGGACGGGCCGGCTCGGCCCCCGCCGGTCGTCGCAGCGGCGCTGGACGCGCTGGTACGGGGCATCAATCATCCCGCCTATCTGCTGGACCGGCAATGGAACGCCCTGGCCTGGAACGGGGCCGCCGCCCGGCTGTTCACCGGTTGGCTGGACGATAGGGCGACGGAGCGCAACCAGCTGCGCTACCTGTTCCTGAACCCGGCGGCCCACGGCCTGATTCCCGATTGGGACGACCGCGCGCGGCGGGTGGTGGCGGAATTCCGGGTGGACTACAGCCACCATCTGGACGATCCCGGCATGCGGGCCCTGGTGGCGGATTTGAATGCCCGCAGCCCCGTCTTCGCCGATCTGTGGCATGCCCACGCCGTCACCGGCCGCGCCGGCGGCGAACGCGTCTTCCGCCATCCGGAGGACGGCCTGCTGCGCTATGAGCAGGTGACCTTCACCCTGGCGCACCAGCCGGACGTGAAGCTGGTGACGCTGGTGTCACTCAGTTGA
- a CDS encoding PAS domain-containing protein, with protein sequence MSMPRAAFPSPNRALTGVERRFGDDEVIVTKSDLKGRITYANRTFLTVSGYTEREALGAPHSILRHPGMPRSAFHLMWRMIGEGREFFGYVLNRAKHGDHYWVFAHVTPSFGAGGEITGYHSNRRAPDARVIAESVAPLYRHLVEEEARQASLSAAIAAGTALLDRTLTELETDYDRYMFSLQG encoded by the coding sequence ATGTCCATGCCCAGGGCGGCTTTCCCTTCCCCAAACAGGGCGCTTACCGGCGTCGAGCGCCGCTTCGGCGATGATGAGGTCATCGTCACCAAGTCCGACCTGAAGGGGCGCATCACCTACGCCAACCGAACCTTCCTGACCGTCTCGGGATACACGGAGCGAGAGGCGCTGGGCGCGCCGCACAGCATCCTGCGCCATCCCGGCATGCCGCGCAGCGCCTTCCACCTGATGTGGCGGATGATCGGCGAGGGGCGGGAATTCTTCGGTTACGTGCTGAACCGGGCCAAGCATGGCGACCATTACTGGGTCTTCGCCCATGTCACGCCCAGCTTCGGCGCCGGGGGGGAGATCACCGGCTATCACTCCAACCGGCGGGCGCCCGACGCGCGCGTCATCGCGGAGTCGGTGGCGCCACTGTACCGCCACCTGGTGGAGGAAGAGGCGCGGCAGGCCAGCCTGTCGGCTGCCATCGCCGCCGGCACCGCCCTGCTGGACCGCACGCTTACGGAATTGGAGACGGACTATGACCGCTACATGTTCTCTCTGCAAGGCTAA
- a CDS encoding DUF1013 domain-containing protein, whose product MALPLMPKATAVWLVENTALSFEQIAEFCGMHSLEVQAIADGEVAIGMVGRDPVVNGELTKDEIERGEKNQDVKLQIRIHDLPQPVARAKGPRYTPVTKRGDKPDGIAWVLKSHPELSDAAISRLIGTTKPTIAAVRDKTHWNTSNIKPRSPVLLGLCSQRELEAALSRARRGLPEPELEPTTLLETAEDRALAEQQAYAAEHEEEIED is encoded by the coding sequence ATGGCACTGCCCTTGATGCCGAAGGCGACCGCGGTCTGGTTGGTTGAGAACACCGCGCTGTCCTTTGAGCAGATCGCCGAATTCTGCGGCATGCATTCGCTGGAAGTGCAGGCCATCGCCGACGGCGAAGTGGCGATCGGCATGGTCGGGCGCGATCCGGTGGTCAACGGTGAGTTGACCAAGGACGAGATCGAGCGCGGCGAGAAGAACCAGGACGTCAAGCTGCAGATCCGCATCCACGACCTGCCGCAGCCGGTGGCCCGTGCCAAGGGCCCGCGCTACACCCCGGTGACCAAGCGCGGCGACAAGCCCGACGGCATCGCCTGGGTGCTGAAAAGCCACCCGGAACTGTCGGACGCCGCCATCTCGCGCCTGATCGGCACCACCAAGCCGACCATCGCCGCCGTGCGCGACAAGACCCACTGGAACACCAGCAACATCAAGCCGCGCAGCCCCGTGCTGCTGGGCCTGTGCAGCCAGCGTGAGCTGGAGGCCGCCCTGTCCCGCGCCCGCCGCGGCCTGCCCGAGCCGGAGCTGGAGCCCACCACCCTGCTGGAAACCGCCGAGGACCGCGCGCTGGCCGAACAGCAGGCCTACGCCGCGGAACATGAGGAGGAGATCGAGGACTGA
- a CDS encoding ribbon-helix-helix domain-containing protein produces the protein MSLRKRSVLIAGHPTSVTLEEPFWETLKDMASARGLSINALVEEIDGNRDGNLSSALRVAALLWVKAQIN, from the coding sequence ATGAGCTTGCGCAAGCGTTCCGTCCTCATTGCCGGCCATCCCACCAGCGTGACGCTGGAGGAACCCTTCTGGGAAACCCTGAAGGACATGGCCTCGGCCCGGGGCCTGTCGATCAACGCCCTGGTGGAGGAGATCGACGGCAACCGTGACGGCAACCTGTCCAGTGCGCTGCGCGTCGCCGCACTGCTGTGGGTGAAGGCTCAAATCAACTGA
- a CDS encoding adenosylmethionine--8-amino-7-oxononanoate transaminase, with amino-acid sequence MSGAGSFLNRNDWFGQGGRHIWLPYTQMKTALPPLPVVATEGVRLTLADGRQLVDGVASWWTACHGYNHPHIREAVAEQMARMPHVMFGGLAHEPAYTLASRLAAMLPGDLNRVFFCDSGSVSVEIAMKMATQYWLNRGVPGRTKLAAFRGGYHGDTIATMAVCDPEEGMHSLFAGLLPEHLILDLPVDEEAAARFDRDLAAQAHTLSAILVEPLVQGAGGMVFHDAAVLRRLRDAADRHGLLLIFDEIFTGFGRTGTLFACEAAGVVPDIVTLSKALTGGTMALAATIASDRVFQAFWSDNAMAALMHGPTYMANPLACAAANASLDLFEREPRLDQVAAISAGLAAGLEPARDLKGVKDVRTLGAIGVVQLEAMRDLNGLKQRLIDRGVWVRPFRDIVYLTPSFTMDGDDLAFLSRAVVEAVADHLRATP; translated from the coding sequence ATGAGTGGCGCTGGATCGTTCCTTAATCGGAACGACTGGTTCGGGCAGGGCGGCCGGCACATCTGGCTGCCCTACACCCAGATGAAGACGGCCCTGCCGCCCTTGCCCGTGGTGGCGACGGAGGGTGTGCGCCTGACCCTGGCCGACGGCCGGCAGCTGGTGGACGGCGTCGCCAGCTGGTGGACCGCCTGTCACGGCTACAACCATCCGCACATCCGTGAGGCGGTGGCCGAGCAGATGGCGCGCATGCCGCACGTCATGTTCGGCGGCTTGGCGCATGAGCCGGCCTACACCCTGGCGTCCCGCCTGGCGGCGATGCTGCCCGGTGATCTGAATCGGGTGTTCTTCTGCGACAGCGGCTCTGTCTCCGTCGAGATCGCCATGAAGATGGCGACGCAATACTGGCTGAACCGGGGCGTGCCCGGCCGCACCAAGCTGGCGGCCTTCCGTGGCGGCTATCACGGCGACACCATCGCCACCATGGCGGTGTGCGACCCGGAAGAGGGGATGCACAGCCTGTTCGCCGGCCTTCTGCCCGAACATCTGATCCTGGACCTGCCGGTGGATGAGGAAGCCGCCGCGCGGTTCGATCGTGACCTGGCCGCCCAGGCCCACACCCTGTCCGCCATCCTGGTGGAACCGTTGGTGCAGGGGGCGGGCGGCATGGTGTTCCATGATGCCGCCGTGTTGCGCCGTTTGCGGGACGCCGCCGACCGTCACGGCCTGCTGCTGATTTTCGATGAGATCTTCACCGGCTTCGGCCGCACCGGCACGCTGTTCGCGTGTGAGGCGGCGGGCGTGGTGCCGGACATCGTCACCCTGTCCAAGGCCTTGACCGGCGGCACCATGGCGTTGGCCGCCACCATCGCGTCGGATCGCGTGTTCCAGGCCTTCTGGTCGGACAACGCCATGGCCGCCTTGATGCATGGCCCCACCTACATGGCCAATCCCCTCGCCTGTGCCGCTGCCAATGCCTCGCTGGATCTGTTCGAGCGCGAACCGCGCCTGGACCAGGTGGCGGCGATCTCCGCCGGCCTGGCGGCGGGGCTGGAGCCCGCACGCGATCTCAAGGGCGTGAAGGATGTGCGCACCCTGGGCGCCATCGGTGTGGTGCAGTTGGAGGCTATGCGTGACCTCAACGGCCTGAAGCAGCGCCTGATCGACCGGGGCGTCTGGGTGCGGCCCTTCCGCGACATCGTCTACCTGACGCCGTCCTTCACCATGGACGGCGACGATCTGGCCTTCCTCAGCCGCGCGGTGGTGGAGGCCGTCGCCGACCATCTGCGGGCGACGCCATGA
- a CDS encoding DUF1192 domain-containing protein: protein MDTDDIAPPPQRPTGFLDIARLSVGELREYRNSLEAEVARVDDAIKAKQASVNAAAAFFKK from the coding sequence ATGGATACCGACGACATCGCCCCGCCGCCCCAGCGCCCCACAGGCTTCCTGGACATCGCCCGCCTGTCGGTGGGCGAGTTGCGGGAATACCGCAACAGCCTGGAGGCGGAGGTGGCGCGCGTCGACGACGCCATCAAGGCCAAGCAAGCCTCGGTCAACGCCGCCGCCGCGTTTTTCAAGAAGTAG
- a CDS encoding UbiX family flavin prenyltransferase translates to MTTAKPRLIVGISGASGAVYGIRLLETLRPLPIETHLVMSRSAEMTLAHETDLKPAQVRALADVNHAVADVGASISSGSFRTLGMVVAPCSVRTMSEIATGVTSSLLTRAADVVLKERRRLVLMVRETPLHLGHLRTMATLAEMGAIITPPVPAMYTRPQSVDDLIDHTVGRVLDLFDIDTGRVRRWGEEPAGDTEAD, encoded by the coding sequence ATGACCACCGCCAAACCCCGTCTCATCGTCGGCATCAGCGGCGCCTCCGGCGCCGTCTACGGCATCCGCCTGCTGGAAACGCTGCGCCCGTTGCCCATCGAAACCCACCTGGTGATGAGCCGGTCGGCGGAAATGACCCTGGCGCATGAGACGGACCTGAAACCCGCCCAGGTGCGGGCGCTGGCCGACGTGAACCATGCCGTGGCCGACGTGGGCGCCAGCATCTCCAGCGGCAGCTTCCGCACCCTGGGCATGGTGGTGGCGCCCTGTTCCGTGCGCACGATGAGCGAGATCGCCACCGGTGTCACGTCCAGCCTGCTGACGCGGGCGGCTGACGTGGTGCTGAAGGAGCGGCGCCGCCTGGTGCTGATGGTGCGTGAGACGCCGCTGCACCTGGGCCATCTGCGCACCATGGCCACGCTGGCGGAAATGGGCGCCATCATCACGCCGCCGGTGCCGGCCATGTACACCCGGCCGCAGTCGGTGGACGATCTGATCGATCACACCGTGGGCCGCGTGCTGGACTTGTTCGACATCGACACCGGCCGCGTGCGCCGCTGGGGCGAGGAACCGGCCGGGGATACCGAAGCCGACTGA
- a CDS encoding enoyl-CoA hydratase-related protein, whose product MSHAAVLVEDGSGVRTLVLNRPEKRNALTGAMYTALADALAGAAGDETIGAVVIQGEGGSFTAGNDLADFLATPALGADNPVMRFLRTLVTFPKPIVAAVEGHAVGIGTTLLMHCDLVYAAPTAHFAMPFVSLGLVPEAGSSVLAARLMGHPRAAAMLMLGEALTADAAEAAGLINAVVPTETLYAHAAAKAKALAAKPRNAMAQTKALMRHDTPQVLETIAKEAALFAQALSSPEARAAFQAFLSKSKG is encoded by the coding sequence ATGAGTCACGCGGCGGTCCTGGTGGAGGATGGAAGCGGGGTGCGCACCCTGGTGTTGAACCGGCCGGAAAAGCGCAACGCCCTGACCGGCGCCATGTACACGGCCCTGGCCGACGCGCTGGCGGGTGCCGCCGGTGATGAGACCATCGGCGCCGTGGTCATCCAGGGCGAAGGCGGCAGCTTCACCGCCGGCAACGACCTGGCGGATTTCCTGGCCACCCCGGCACTGGGCGCCGACAACCCGGTGATGCGTTTCCTGCGCACCCTGGTCACCTTCCCCAAACCCATCGTCGCGGCGGTGGAGGGGCACGCGGTGGGCATCGGCACCACCCTGCTGATGCATTGCGACCTGGTCTATGCCGCCCCCACCGCCCATTTCGCCATGCCCTTCGTCAGCCTGGGCCTGGTGCCGGAGGCGGGATCCAGCGTGCTGGCCGCCCGCCTGATGGGCCACCCGCGCGCCGCCGCCATGCTGATGCTGGGGGAGGCGTTGACCGCCGACGCGGCGGAGGCCGCCGGCCTGATCAACGCCGTGGTGCCCACGGAAACGCTGTACGCCCACGCCGCCGCCAAGGCCAAGGCGCTGGCCGCCAAGCCGCGCAACGCCATGGCCCAGACCAAGGCCCTGATGCGCCACGACACACCCCAGGTGCTGGAGACCATCGCCAAGGAGGCGGCCCTGTTCGCCCAGGCGCTGTCCAGCCCGGAGGCGCGCGCCGCCTTCCAGGCCTTCCTGTCCAAGTCCAAAGGCTGA
- the bioB gene encoding biotin synthase BioB: MDISRPAAFPAAAILESDDVRTDWTRGEIQALFDLPFTELVFRAATVHRQRFDPTQVQISTLLSIKTGGCPEDCAYCPQSAHHETGLKASKLMEVQKVLAEAKAAKDAGASRFCMGAAWRSPKDQDLESVCAMVEGVKAMGMETCVTLGMLNSGQALRLKEAGLDYYNHNLDTSPEFYGNIITTRTYQDRLDTLSNVREAGINVCCGGIVGMGEDLTDRVGMIHTLATLPQHPESVPINMLVQVDGTPLDGEAALDPIEFVRTIAVARITMPASMVRLSAGREGMSDETQALCFLAGANSIFYGPKLLTTANPVADHDKQLLVRLGMTSMDVVEEGCSDDSCGA, translated from the coding sequence ATCGACATCAGCCGTCCCGCCGCCTTCCCCGCCGCCGCCATCCTGGAAAGCGACGACGTGCGCACCGATTGGACACGGGGCGAGATCCAGGCACTGTTCGACCTGCCCTTCACCGAACTGGTGTTCCGCGCCGCGACCGTGCACCGCCAGCGTTTCGACCCGACGCAGGTCCAGATCTCCACCCTGCTGTCCATCAAGACCGGCGGCTGCCCGGAGGATTGCGCCTATTGCCCGCAGAGCGCGCATCATGAGACGGGTCTGAAGGCCAGCAAACTGATGGAAGTGCAGAAGGTGCTGGCGGAGGCCAAGGCCGCCAAGGACGCCGGCGCCAGCCGCTTCTGCATGGGTGCCGCCTGGCGGTCGCCTAAGGACCAGGACCTGGAATCGGTCTGCGCCATGGTTGAGGGCGTGAAGGCCATGGGCATGGAAACCTGCGTCACGCTGGGCATGCTGAATTCCGGCCAGGCCCTGCGCCTGAAAGAGGCCGGCCTGGACTACTACAACCACAACCTCGACACCTCGCCGGAGTTCTACGGCAACATCATCACCACCCGCACCTACCAGGACCGGCTGGACACCTTGTCCAACGTGCGTGAGGCCGGCATCAACGTCTGCTGCGGCGGCATCGTCGGCATGGGGGAGGATCTGACGGACCGCGTGGGCATGATCCACACCCTGGCCACCCTGCCGCAGCATCCCGAAAGCGTGCCGATCAACATGCTGGTGCAGGTGGACGGCACGCCGCTGGACGGCGAGGCGGCGCTGGACCCCATCGAGTTCGTGCGCACCATCGCCGTCGCCCGCATCACCATGCCGGCCTCCATGGTGCGCCTGTCGGCCGGCCGTGAGGGCATGAGCGATGAGACGCAGGCCCTGTGCTTCCTGGCCGGCGCCAATTCCATCTTCTATGGCCCCAAGCTGCTGACCACCGCCAACCCGGTGGCCGACCATGACAAGCAGTTGCTGGTCCGCCTGGGCATGACCTCCATGGACGTGGTCGAGGAAGGCTGTTCCGACGACAGCTGCGGCGCGTAA
- a CDS encoding methyltransferase domain-containing protein, producing the protein MTAQETITRHRDQESLVAGQFGPQAGAYVASAVHAQGEDLRQLAGLVAGKGYKTVLDLGCGGGHVAFTVAPHVGRVTACDLSPDMLAAVAAEAGRRGLDNITTEVGRADAVPAGDAHFCAVVSRYSAHHWPDLAAGLAEARRVVKPRGVAVFMDVVTPADPLLDTFLQSIELLRDPSHVRNYAVAEWRSALEGAGFRVTGVTQRRLRLEFSSWIARMNPPDSHVAAIRSLQGRMSSRVTDHFAVEADGTFTLDTATFEAVPV; encoded by the coding sequence ATGACTGCTCAAGAAACCATCACCCGGCATCGCGACCAGGAATCGCTGGTCGCCGGCCAATTCGGGCCCCAGGCGGGCGCCTATGTCGCCAGCGCCGTCCATGCCCAGGGTGAGGATCTGCGACAACTGGCCGGCCTGGTGGCGGGCAAGGGGTACAAGACAGTGCTGGATTTGGGGTGCGGCGGCGGCCACGTCGCCTTCACCGTGGCGCCGCATGTGGGCCGGGTGACGGCCTGCGACCTGTCGCCCGACATGCTGGCCGCTGTGGCGGCGGAGGCCGGGCGGCGCGGCCTGGACAACATCACGACTGAGGTCGGCCGCGCCGACGCCGTGCCGGCGGGCGACGCGCACTTCTGCGCCGTGGTCAGCCGCTACAGCGCCCACCACTGGCCGGACCTGGCGGCGGGCTTGGCCGAGGCGCGCCGGGTGGTGAAGCCGCGCGGCGTCGCCGTCTTCATGGACGTGGTGACGCCGGCCGATCCCTTGCTGGATACCTTCCTGCAATCCATCGAACTGCTGCGCGACCCGTCGCACGTGCGCAACTACGCGGTGGCGGAATGGCGGTCGGCGCTGGAAGGGGCGGGGTTCCGCGTCACCGGCGTGACGCAACGCCGCCTGCGGCTGGAGTTCAGCAGCTGGATCGCGCGCATGAACCCGCCGGACAGCCATGTCGCCGCCATCCGGTCCCTGCAGGGGCGCATGTCGTCCCGGGTGACGGACCACTTCGCCGTCGAGGCCGACGGCACCTTCACCCTGGACACGGCAACGTTCGAGGCCGTGCCGGTTTGA
- a CDS encoding alkene reductase — MSTTPALFTPGRIGAIPVANRIAMAPLTRARAGMDGVHTPLAVEYYRQRASAGLIITEATNISRQGRGYAFTPGIYAPEHVTAWKAVTDAVHQAGGHIVMQLWHVGRISHSSLQEGGAAPVAPSAIQAGGETYVENGFAQPSPPRALETDEIPGIIQDYVRAAENAKAAGFDGVEVHSANNYLLEQFIRDSTNHRTDRYGGSVENRTRLTVEVAAAVAGVWGSDRVGVRLSPITQAAGNTPLDSDPNGTYGFLAERLGELNLAYLHCVEGQTRGPNGALDFDFQALRRKFGGEYIANNGYDAALATRAIAEGRADLVAFGRPFIANPDLVHRLKTGAPLAQAPQEAFYGGGAKGYTDWPSAA, encoded by the coding sequence ATGTCCACCACCCCCGCCCTTTTCACCCCCGGCCGCATCGGCGCCATCCCCGTCGCCAACCGCATCGCCATGGCCCCCCTGACCCGCGCCCGCGCCGGCATGGACGGCGTGCACACGCCCCTGGCGGTGGAGTACTACCGCCAGCGAGCCAGCGCCGGCCTGATCATCACCGAGGCCACCAACATCTCCCGCCAGGGTCGCGGCTATGCCTTCACCCCCGGCATCTACGCGCCCGAGCACGTGACGGCCTGGAAGGCCGTGACGGACGCCGTGCACCAGGCCGGCGGCCATATCGTGATGCAGTTGTGGCACGTGGGTCGCATCTCCCATTCCAGCCTGCAGGAGGGCGGGGCCGCCCCGGTGGCGCCCAGCGCCATCCAGGCGGGCGGCGAGACCTATGTCGAGAACGGCTTCGCCCAGCCCAGCCCGCCCCGCGCGCTGGAGACGGATGAGATCCCCGGCATCATCCAGGACTACGTCCGCGCGGCGGAGAACGCCAAGGCGGCAGGCTTCGACGGGGTGGAGGTGCACTCCGCCAACAACTACCTGCTGGAGCAGTTCATCCGCGACAGCACCAACCACCGCACCGACCGCTATGGCGGCAGCGTGGAGAACCGCACCCGCCTGACGGTGGAGGTGGCGGCGGCCGTGGCCGGGGTGTGGGGTTCCGACCGCGTCGGCGTGCGCCTGTCGCCCATCACCCAGGCGGCGGGCAACACCCCGCTGGACAGCGACCCCAACGGCACCTACGGCTTCCTGGCCGAACGACTGGGCGAACTGAACCTGGCCTACCTGCACTGCGTGGAAGGCCAGACGCGGGGGCCCAACGGCGCCCTGGACTTCGACTTCCAGGCCCTGCGCCGGAAGTTCGGCGGCGAGTACATCGCCAACAACGGCTATGACGCCGCCCTGGCCACCCGCGCCATCGCCGAGGGCCGGGCCGACCTGGTGGCCTTCGGCCGCCCCTTCATCGCCAACCCCGACCTGGTGCACCGCCTGAAGACCGGCGCCCCCCTGGCCCAGGCCCCGCAGGAGGCGTTCTACGGCGGCGGCGCCAAGGGCTACACGGATTGGCCGAGTGCGGCCTGA